TCATTAGATTTGGTAAACCCTCTCAAAATTTACCTTACATTATCTGATGCGTACTTTTGTATCACAGAAGACACTCACCATTTCCTCTGAGGTTTTGAACCGTGATGTAGAATCCTTTTGTCCTCGGTAAAAGATGATACTTCAGTTTGGGCAAGCCTTTGCTCTCAGCTATCTGCATGCTGACCTGGTGCTTCTTTGGTGTGAGGCGTGTTCCTTCACAGAAAAGCAAGAACTAACCCCAGCAAAACAGAGTGCTCATTAATGGCCTTATTCATCTCTGTGATGTCACACTACTGCTAAGCTTTCACTTTCTTTCATGTTGACTTTACAATAAGTGGAAATTTACCCAGAACTTTTCCGGGTAATCCCGCAAATTTTGCAGACTGTGAGCCACTGTTGTTCGGTCCTCCTCCCATCTCCTCTTGCAAAAAACTATCTCCAGGAAGTACCACATCCAACCAATAACTGGCACGTATGCCAACTCTTTCTTGGCCAACACTTTTGAGCTCTAGAAAAAGGTTAAAATTGAAAGCATATTAAGTAACTCAAAGATGgcggagagggaaaaaaaacaaacctatgGCCAAAACGCAAAGGTGTGCTCTACTGGCATATTTTCTCTTACCCCAAGAACTCCATATCTCTCGCAGAAGGTCCAGCCTAATAGGAAGTCTATGTCAAAGCTGTGGTTCATAACCACAATCGCATTCTCCTTTCCATAAAATGGATAACTCTCCAGGTCTGTGTAGAGTGTGCATTCTGTCCCCGACCACCACTCCAGGGCAGCTACCATCTCTGGGTATAATTAGAGAATAATACATTATGGATTGGCGTAGTTGTAAAGTCGTCATTACACACTCCACTGTGTGCAATGAACAGAGTTGAAGTTTTGAATCTTGTTCATTAACACTGAAATGACTAATTTCCACCTTTAAGTATCAAAACAAAcccagtacagacagacaggcaacTTATTTCAGTATCGTCTTTATAACACGCTGCAGTTCATTGGAAAAAACAATACTTACGACTACTGATACAGTAGGCCAGTACGATGTTGACCCTGCGGGCCAGCTGCTTATTGACAAGCCTTAGAGGTAAAGTGCAGAGCTGCAACAGGTTGATAAAGAGGCCACTGACCAGGAAAACGTAGCAGATGATTAGGTGGCATATGAACTGtgatttcagcagctgcaggaggCCCATGTTTCTGTGAATGTAGCAAAATTTATCATGTCAGAAGCTTTATGTCAGAAGATGGCAAACTGTACTTCACCTTTCAATCTTGTCgagaattatttttaaactggTGTTATCCTGGACAGCTAGAAGCAAGTATTCTCAAAGTGCTGAGCCTCATCTGATATAAAGGTTTTCTTTGACTGGACTCTCTGATTTTATCTGCTGAATGGAGCCTTTGAGTTGGACTACGCTTAAACGGCCAGTTACAAGGAAAACTGTGAGGTCACACTACACACAATGCTTTTAGGGACAGTGACACAGTTTCATCATATCTCTCACTGCAACAATGCTGAATGTTTGGCATAATACTTCCCtatatgaacatttttaagaTACCTGTGTTTCCAGCTCAATTACACTGTAATCCAGCAGTTAATAAGGATTTGTCTGTTACAGAGGTTTCAAAGTGCCACTGTGATAAAGgtcaatttaattatttaaatataaaatagtgATACACACCTATTGGTCTGTACGCTCAAACAGAGTCTTTCTGCCACAGGGACCTTTAACTTTTCGAAATAAAAACCCAATCGCTCAAGTCTTCATAGGCTATACGTCCATACCACATGTAGTTCTCgttgtttttattcagaatTCATTCAATATGACGCGTACTCCACAGTCGACTCACGGATGAAAAGAACCTTGCTCTCACAAGGAAGCACACCCATCGGAAAGCCACGCCTGGCGATGGAGACACATGTGAGCTTGTACTTCCTTCTAGAAAAACTCTGGAGAACAGGCTGACTTCAAAGATCGTTTATACATCCCATGATAAACTATGGTGGGATGTACGGGACTGCACGCAAGATCACAGAAATCATAAGTTATGCAAGTTTTCTTTATCTGGTCTCCGATAAACATCTGTGCCTATACGTGATCTCTGCAAGACCGTCTCTCAAAATCTCTCCCCCCTGGACAATACACACTGTGTGAGGATGCTGGTGAAATTTCACGCTGTCGTTCCTCAAACTGGGACTGAGTGAcacctctttgttttttcaaccTCTTTGGTGAGTGATGGTTACGTCATGGCGAAGATAAGGTGCACTTATCTATTGTGTATTGTGGTCAAAATAAAGAAAGGTCATAAAATGGCTGGAATATAACCTATAAGAGCTGCCACGGCTAGCGAGCAAACGACAGCTGTTGTTTGGTTAATCTAAGTCACTTTTGGAATCTGTCCTTTTCTGTAGCCTCTTTTATTTCgcctgtagttttattttttcaaagaaatgttaGTTCCACCTTCTCCGTCAGGTCAACCGGATATTGTTGCACCACAGACTTCGCGGGAGCAAAGCGAACGCAAGCTAAGCGAACTTCACACGAAGCGAACTGGAAGCGAGGCACGTGCGCAGTGGTGTTTTCTTTATGACGGGCAACATGATCATAAAGCAGTAAACGTAGCCGCGGACTGGTAAACAATGTCACTTCATTGTTTGATTGTGACCGGATTTGAATAATAACTAGATCAAAATCGCTTCCACAGTGATGTCGCTATTTAAAAGCCTGTGGAACTAAGATGACATGGAGTTTGACAGACAACGGCTATACAAAATTGCGCCTTACAGCACCTCTTGCTGGTAATGTGTTGTATGTACGTTAAATGAAGTGATTTTTCCTAATGGAGCAGAagccaaaataatttaaaaatacttgaCGCTCTCCCTGCTTTTGCAACAGAACTTTACATCACTTCACATCAGAAGATTACATCACTGAGTTTACAACATGAATAACCATCAACACTGAATCCACTTTCCAAATGTCAAGGATTTCCATGATGCATTTAACAAAGTTTATTATACCCGTTCAAGAGAATCAGGGATTCAGGCATAAATCAGGGTTTTCACAGTTAAAATTGACTATATGAGTTGActaatgaaaacactgaaatatttatctcctctcacaaaaaaaaaacaaccaaacaaaaacaaatcacagtatTTTAAGTAATAACGTATAGAAGTGGATGAAACTACACTCGTAAACTTTCCTGGCTGAGCAGAAGATGTGCTTACGTCAATTTGCCCAAAATAAATGTCTCCAATCATTTCCTCATGCCAACAGCAGAGGGAAATAAAGACTCACCGAACAC
The nucleotide sequence above comes from Channa argus isolate prfri chromosome 1, Channa argus male v1.0, whole genome shotgun sequence. Encoded proteins:
- the agpat4 gene encoding 1-acyl-sn-glycerol-3-phosphate acyltransferase delta, yielding MGLLQLLKSQFICHLIICYVFLVSGLFINLLQLCTLPLRLVNKQLARRVNIVLAYCISSQMVAALEWWSGTECTLYTDLESYPFYGKENAIVVMNHSFDIDFLLGWTFCERYGVLGSSKVLAKKELAYVPVIGWMWYFLEIVFCKRRWEEDRTTVAHSLQNLRDYPEKFWFLLFCEGTRLTPKKHQVSMQIAESKGLPKLKYHLLPRTKGFYITVQNLRGNAAAVYDSTLNFRNRETPTLLGILNGKKYHADLYVRRIPLELIPEGEAECADWLHNLYQEKDSFQEQYIQTGRFPGSIVNPPRRPWSLLNWLFWSCLLLYPLGLLLAQLISSGSILTIFTSVALCCAASVGVRWMIGQTEIDKGSNYGNKEVPEQQLKNPDKLNAASLHNASCQQQNS